The DNA region ACAAGATTATTCTATCTGAATATCTATTTTGAAAATCAATCACACTATGATGCAACATTTCACTGAGATTCATCATTTGTTTATTGAAAGAGTATTCATTGGTTTCCAATTGAGATGCCATAAGAATATTGCTTATTAAGACATCTAAGCGCTTGGTCTCTTCTACAGAATTGGATAATAGTTTGTCCCTTTTCTCTTTTTCAAAATCACGTTTTAAGATTGTCTCAATATTGAGTTTAATAATAGCCACAGGAGTTTTGAGCTCATGTGTGACTGCCATCATAAAATTTTGTTGTCTTTTGGATAAAAGCAATTGTTGGCGTGCCGTCCAATAAACAAATAGACCTCCTGATAGTATTACTAGTAAAAAGGTAGATCCTTCACCAATGTATTGAAATGTTTTACGTTTTTTTGCATCCTTTAAGGCCTCCACTTTTTCATAGTAATAGCTTTCGTCCTTACGCAATTCCTCTAGACGATATTGATACATTTGCTGGTTTTGTTTTTCCAAAGAGACAAACCACCAGATAAATCCACTGACGATATACACCAGTAGAAAACAGAATGCGGTCGTTAATATATTGAGCTGTTGGCCTTTTAAACTATTTTTCATTGACACAAATTTCGAAATAGATAATACAATATCCAAATTTGCCTACTTTTGACGAGAATAAAATAATTGAAATGCTATATTCTATGACGGGCTACGGCCGTGCGGAGCAGATAATAAATAATAAAGTTTACTTGATCGAACTAAAATCGCTTAATGGAAAACAACTAGATCTCAGGTTAAATATGCCTTTGATTTTGAAACCATTTGAAATCGAAATTAGGAATCAAATCAGTGAAGGGCTCAATCGTGGTACGGTAGAATGTATTATTTCCCTTAAGGATAATAATGGTGCTAAGGCAGTGACGATCAATAAGGAATTGGTAAAAACCTTTTATAATTCCATCAAAGAAGTGGGAGATGAGCTAGGTTTGTCTACCGAAAATATTTTGCCTGCAATTTTAAAAATGCCGGAAGTTGTAGTCGCTTCCAACGAAGTTGTGACTCCAGACGAATTTAAATTGATCTCTCAAACATTGAAGAAATGTATTGATAGTATCAACGAGCATCGCAAAAATGAAGGTGCAGTTTTAGAAAAAGATTTACTTTCTAGAATTGAGAAAATTGAAGCTTTGCAACCCGTGATTGCATCACACGAAGAAACACGACGTGGAAAAATAAGAGAAAATTTGGTCAAATTATTGAACGAAAATGTAGGCAAAGAACAATACGACGGTAATAGATTGGAACAAGAATTGATTTACTATATCGAAAAAATTGATATTCACGAAGAGCAAGTTCGGTTACAAAACCATTGCAATTATTTCAGATCGATATTGCAAGATAATTCTATGGCAAAAGGTAAAAAGATCGGTTTTGTATTGCAAGAATTGGGAAGAGAGATCAATACAACCGGTTCCAAAGCTTACGATGCTGAAATTCAAAAAAGTGTTATCTTGATGAAAGACGAATTGGAAAAAGCAAAAGAACAAGTTTTGAATGTTTTATAATTGGAATATGTATATAAAAAGATTATTCATTTTTTTAGCTATTGTTATAGTTTGGATTTCATGTAAACCTATTGGGATATATGAAAAAATGGCGACAGTTCCACAGCATGAATGGAGTAGCCAATTCAAGCCAGATTTCACATTTGCGATCAAAGATACAACGGTTAGATATAATATTTTTATTGTGATAAGACATACAGATTCCTATCATTACAATAATATTTGGTTGAATTTTTCGTCCATCGCGCCAGCAGATACAGTCGTCACTCAAAAAATAAATTTGAAATTGGGAGACAATAAAAAATGGTTGGGAAGCAGCATGGATGATGTTATAGAACACAGAATATTGGTTAACAAAGATCCTGTGGCATTGAAACAAGGAAACTATATTTTTATGTTACAGAATGCTATGAGAGAAGATCCACTAGAGAACGTTTTAAATGTTGGAGTAAGAATAGAAAGAGCCGAATAAGGAATAAAATATATAACATGCGGGCCTGATTGTAAAAACAGTCAGGCTTTTTTTATTGCATAAAAGTTAGATTTCTAACCCATTTTTTGAATAAATTCAATAATAACTAACGTTTGTTTATATATAAATAAAAGTTTAAAAAATGTTAATTGTTTTTTGGATGATTCTTTATTAATGCGATAGCTTTGGATTACTCTATTCAACGAATGCCATTATTTGATTGCTAAATTAAACGCTTTATGAAATGTATTATTTCTTTCAAAACACTGTTTTTGAGTTTGTTTGTATTATGTTGTTCAACCAATCTTTTTGCTCAAACGGCCATTTTAAAAGGCCGAGTAATCGATGAAAAAGGAAATCCAATTGCGAATGCAACTGTTGCGAATGCAGATGGAAATGAAAAAGTTGAGACTCAAGAGAATGGAATTTTTTCTTTAAAGATTCCTATCAATGTATCAAACTTAAATATAGCACATGTTGGTTTTGTCTCAAAAGTTATCCAAATTCAAAACTTAAATGATTCTGTTATTGTAAAACTTGCTGAAGTTGTTTCACCTTTAGACGAAGTTATAGTGGTAGGTTATGGTACTGCGAAAAAGAAGGATGTGACTGGTTCGATCGTAAATCTTACATCGAAAGATTTTAATAAGGGTGGTGTTATAACTAATCCTATACAACAAGTAGCCGGCAAGGTCGCTGGTCTTGTTGTAACCCAGCCTAGCGGCGATCCTAATCAAAATGTAAATATTAGATTAAGAGGGCAGACCTCTTTAACTGGAAATCAATCTCCTTTAATAGTAGTGGATGGTGTGCAATTGCCAGATCCTAATATGATTAGCACTATTGCTCCTGGTGATATTGTAAGTTATGATGTACTTAAAGATGCATCTGCGACTGCAATTTATGGCGCGCGAGGGGCCAATGGTGTTATTTTAATCGGGACAAAACATGGTGCATCTGGTAAGGCTCAAGTAGATTATGCTGGTTCGGTTACGATGGATCATAGGGCTAAGAAATATGATCTTTTAAACGCCTCTGAATATTTAGCAGCAGGTGGAAAGACGAATAATGCGGCAGCACCTCCTTATAATTATACTTTGTCTAATGGCAATACAGATTGGATGGATGCCATAACTAGAACTGGTGTTACTACTAATCAAAATATTGGTATATCTGGAGGCTCACCAACTTTTAACTATCATGGTTCTTTTAACTATATAAATCAGCAGGGTATTATCATTAATAGTGGGAAAGAGATGTATGGCATTAATTTTAATGCACAACAAAAATCTTTTGATAATAAACTTGTAATTACTATGGGTATTAATAGTAATAGAGTCAATCGTAAATATGTAGACCCCTCGATATTTTATTATGTATTAGAGATGCCTCCTGTGGCGCCTATTTATGATTCGTCTGGAGGATACTATGGTTTTTTTAATAGTTTTGATGTTAATAATCCTGTTCCAAAGCAAAAAATGCAAATAAATAAAGGAACGGATCAAACGATGTTGATCAATGGATCAATTGACTATGAATTAATTAAAGGTCTGAAATTGGGTGTTACCGGTGCAATGTCTTTTTATAATTTGCAAGTAGATTACTTTCAGCCAGTATTACCAGGTTATGGAAATATCAATAAAGCGGGTAAATACACAGAAAATAACAATTCTAAACGAGGGGATATTCATGCAAATTATTTAAAAGAATTGGGAAAGCACAGTATCAATGCAACTGCAGTTTATGAGTATAATAAATTTACCTATGATAATTATGCTGCCGTCGGACAAAATTATATCTATGAAGGTTATGAAAATAATAATCTTGGAGGGGGCAATCCTGAGAGAAATATAATCAACTCTACTAAAAATGGTTATTTACTCATTTCTTTTTTGGGAAGAATTATGTACAACTATGATAGTAGATATTATTTGACCGCAAGTTTGCGTAGAGATGGTTCTGATAAATTCGGATCCGCTCATCAATGGGGATATTTCCCATCTATATCTGCATCTTGGAGAATCAATCGAGAAAAGTTTATGGAAGGTGTCACTTGGATAAATGATCTTAGATTGGGGGCAGGCTTTGGACGAACAGGAAATGCAGATGGGCTAGCACCTTATCAAACCTTATCCTTATATGGTCCAAGTGGCATATATTATAGTCCATCTACTCCAGCTTATAGTTATCCAACTTCTTACACTGCTTCTCAAAATCCTAACAAAGATTTGAGATGGGAGACTCGTCAGGGCGTAAATGTCCAATTGGAATTTGGTTTGTTTAAAAATAGATTGTCAGGTAGTGTAAATGTCTTTAGTGATAAAACAAAAGATATGATATACAACTATACGGTACCAACTCCTCCATTTTTTGTAAATAATATTTGGGCAAATGTTGGAGATCTTACCAATAAAGGCTGGGAAATACAATTAAATGGTGATGTGATTAGATCTAATGATTTTAAATGGAATTTGGGTGGACAGATCAGCTTTGTTAAGACTAGGGTTGCTAACCTTTCAGGGACTTATAATGGATATGAATTAAATACAGATCAGATTATCGCAGGATCAGCAGCTGGAAGAGGTTTGAGTAATGCTTATTTGACTTATTTGAAAGTGGGCTATTCTCCCTATGTATTCTTCTTGCCACACTATGTAGGTCTTGATGCAGATGGAAAAGAACTGTTTGACAATGGGAATGGAGGTACTGTTGGAAGTGCAGGTTTAAATAATGATATGAAAAGATATATCAATCCCGCACCTAAATTTACTTATGGTATTAATAATTCCTTCTCTTATAAAAATTGGGATTTGAATTTTTTCTTAAGAGGTGTTTCTGGTCAAAAAGTATATAATGGTGTACGCATGTTAATTGATAATGTTGGAGGTTTAAACAATGGTAATATGACTAGGAGTGGACTTGCTAGCGGAGATAAAGATGATAAAATCCTTTCTGATAAATGGTTGGAAAATGCTTCTTTTTTAAGATTAGATAACGCAACGATTAGTTATTCATTTAAGAAATTGTCTAGTAAAGTTGACAATCTACGTGTGTATTTCACAGGAAATAATCTTTTTGTAATTACTAAATATAGAGGTTTAGATCCGGAAGTACAGATAACAAGCAGCAGCTATTTGGATGGTTCTACTGGAGCGAAGACAACATTAAATAATGCTTATATTGATCAAGTATATACAGGTAATAATAGTGATAATGCCTACTATAAATCTAGATCATTTACCCTTGGTGTCAACCTTTCATTCAAATAATCCAAATTATTATTTCAAATAGATTAAAAAGTTTATAATGAATAAGTTAAATATAAAAAATACACTTTTGATAAGTATTTTGGGTATTGGTATTTTATCCGCCTGTACCAAGCTAAATACACCTGTTTATAGTGGCGTAGAAAGTGATAAATTTTGGCAGACAGAAGCGCAATTTAATGCAGGTATTGCTCCCATTTACACGCAAATGCAAAATTTGGTAATATGGGATAATGTTGAATTAAATGAAGTGTCTACAGATGAAATTATAGTGCCTACCAGAGGAAATGACTGGTATGATAATGGTAATCATCAAAGAATTTATTTACATACTTGGACAGCTACAGACGGACCTATTAATACTGCGTGGGGTAATATATTTACTGGGATTGGTAGATGTAATTATACCCTAAATGTTATTGAAAATCTGACGACGATTCCATCTACAATAGATACTAGTGAATATGTAGCAGAAATAAAAATAATGCGTGCTTATTATTATTTATTGGCCTTGGATTTGTTCGGCAACGTGCCTTTAGTTAAAGATTTTAATACCGATCCCAATACGGTTACTAATAATAAAAGTTCGGAGGTATTTAATTTTATTGAATCTGAATTAAAGGCGAGCATTCCTAATATTTCTACCGCAGTTGATTTAACTACTTACGGAAAAGCTACTAAATGGATGGGTTATGCAGCTTTGGCAAAATTGTATTTAAATGCTCAAGTGTACACTGGTACTGCAAGATGGGCGGATTGTGCTAGTGCTTGTGACTCCATTATTTTATCTAATAACTATACTTTAGAAGCTAATTATTTTGATAATTTTAAAAATGTTAATGATGCTTCTAAAGAGAATATTTTTGTAGTTCCTTATGATAGTAAATATATTTCCGGAAATCAAAAGGAAAATCAAACACTCCATTATGCTGATCTGCCTGCGTTTACTTTGTTGGGAGGAATGTTTAATGGTTGGTCCT from Rhizosphaericola mali includes:
- a CDS encoding sensor histidine kinase; its protein translation is MKNSLKGQQLNILTTAFCFLLVYIVSGFIWWFVSLEKQNQQMYQYRLEELRKDESYYYEKVEALKDAKKRKTFQYIGEGSTFLLVILSGGLFVYWTARQQLLLSKRQQNFMMAVTHELKTPVAIIKLNIETILKRDFEKEKRDKLLSNSVEETKRLDVLISNILMASQLETNEYSFNKQMMNLSEMLHHSVIDFQNRYSDRIILSHIEKSIFILGEYQLIQLLINNFLDNARKYSQRGNEITIGLKQNNKYCELSFADQGAGIPDKEKKKIFDKFYRVGNEETRKSKGTGLGLFLCHKIVTDHKGEIFVHDNQPHGTIFTIQLPLSKNNNGI
- a CDS encoding YicC/YloC family endoribonuclease, which translates into the protein MTGYGRAEQIINNKVYLIELKSLNGKQLDLRLNMPLILKPFEIEIRNQISEGLNRGTVECIISLKDNNGAKAVTINKELVKTFYNSIKEVGDELGLSTENILPAILKMPEVVVASNEVVTPDEFKLISQTLKKCIDSINEHRKNEGAVLEKDLLSRIEKIEALQPVIASHEETRRGKIRENLVKLLNENVGKEQYDGNRLEQELIYYIEKIDIHEEQVRLQNHCNYFRSILQDNSMAKGKKIGFVLQELGREINTTGSKAYDAEIQKSVILMKDELEKAKEQVLNVL
- a CDS encoding gliding motility lipoprotein GldH, with amino-acid sequence MYIKRLFIFLAIVIVWISCKPIGIYEKMATVPQHEWSSQFKPDFTFAIKDTTVRYNIFIVIRHTDSYHYNNIWLNFSSIAPADTVVTQKINLKLGDNKKWLGSSMDDVIEHRILVNKDPVALKQGNYIFMLQNAMREDPLENVLNVGVRIERAE
- a CDS encoding SusC/RagA family TonB-linked outer membrane protein; translation: MKCIISFKTLFLSLFVLCCSTNLFAQTAILKGRVIDEKGNPIANATVANADGNEKVETQENGIFSLKIPINVSNLNIAHVGFVSKVIQIQNLNDSVIVKLAEVVSPLDEVIVVGYGTAKKKDVTGSIVNLTSKDFNKGGVITNPIQQVAGKVAGLVVTQPSGDPNQNVNIRLRGQTSLTGNQSPLIVVDGVQLPDPNMISTIAPGDIVSYDVLKDASATAIYGARGANGVILIGTKHGASGKAQVDYAGSVTMDHRAKKYDLLNASEYLAAGGKTNNAAAPPYNYTLSNGNTDWMDAITRTGVTTNQNIGISGGSPTFNYHGSFNYINQQGIIINSGKEMYGINFNAQQKSFDNKLVITMGINSNRVNRKYVDPSIFYYVLEMPPVAPIYDSSGGYYGFFNSFDVNNPVPKQKMQINKGTDQTMLINGSIDYELIKGLKLGVTGAMSFYNLQVDYFQPVLPGYGNINKAGKYTENNNSKRGDIHANYLKELGKHSINATAVYEYNKFTYDNYAAVGQNYIYEGYENNNLGGGNPERNIINSTKNGYLLISFLGRIMYNYDSRYYLTASLRRDGSDKFGSAHQWGYFPSISASWRINREKFMEGVTWINDLRLGAGFGRTGNADGLAPYQTLSLYGPSGIYYSPSTPAYSYPTSYTASQNPNKDLRWETRQGVNVQLEFGLFKNRLSGSVNVFSDKTKDMIYNYTVPTPPFFVNNIWANVGDLTNKGWEIQLNGDVIRSNDFKWNLGGQISFVKTRVANLSGTYNGYELNTDQIIAGSAAGRGLSNAYLTYLKVGYSPYVFFLPHYVGLDADGKELFDNGNGGTVGSAGLNNDMKRYINPAPKFTYGINNSFSYKNWDLNFFLRGVSGQKVYNGVRMLIDNVGGLNNGNMTRSGLASGDKDDKILSDKWLENASFLRLDNATISYSFKKLSSKVDNLRVYFTGNNLFVITKYRGLDPEVQITSSSYLDGSTGAKTTLNNAYIDQVYTGNNSDNAYYKSRSFTLGVNLSFK
- a CDS encoding RagB/SusD family nutrient uptake outer membrane protein; the encoded protein is MNKLNIKNTLLISILGIGILSACTKLNTPVYSGVESDKFWQTEAQFNAGIAPIYTQMQNLVIWDNVELNEVSTDEIIVPTRGNDWYDNGNHQRIYLHTWTATDGPINTAWGNIFTGIGRCNYTLNVIENLTTIPSTIDTSEYVAEIKIMRAYYYLLALDLFGNVPLVKDFNTDPNTVTNNKSSEVFNFIESELKASIPNISTAVDLTTYGKATKWMGYAALAKLYLNAQVYTGTARWADCASACDSIILSNNYTLEANYFDNFKNVNDASKENIFVVPYDSKYISGNQKENQTLHYADLPAFTLLGGMFNGWSSHGDYFYGNFDTAAVYSASAGKIYKTYNDQRSGQFLFGQRYSEVQAYPPSQNVLSYSSTGAITSDGLALSYEPNFTALSNNTIPGKLTGARNIKYFPEAGTGNGITQSNDVVVFRLADILLMRAEAIMRGAAAGSTGSAVSLINQIIQRAYNNSDHNWTAADVTSTKLLAERARELSWEGWRRQDLIRFDVADGTSLFNGVRNGTRSPNKPADAGTYTRLYPIPDPQHSANSNLVQNPGYPSF